A genomic stretch from Anaerolinea thermophila UNI-1 includes:
- a CDS encoding sensor histidine kinase produces the protein MNSTSKGIRWFILFYLFLYALWIFFPAGHPSERALGGGLALWFSGTVATVTALYTRHHLPSGSNRRLWTWISVGLGLWWTGDFFLIISSTRSPLFSSLREIVFTVGAGLILAGILQSPRKTLPSVSKLRLWMDVTINASAVVILSWLILLKPVMQVLTVTGTGSFAILYPSMDLVLLLVLILIFQTSEVESISQSLGWIGAGLLAYTMSDLAYVYLANSNAYIPGSPVDLGWTLGDGFFILSSWVQMQTKPDEIPRFPRVLRFLIQRIRNYLPLVNVIVLGWYTLLLWQFSGKSEPLGLWGTVFLGLVLIARQGIMTGEVEYQQYANLVNHIAEPTFICNATGHLRLANPAFLELIGVDSPEKITGLPLQQIFRPSAGVTLWIKEGLSSGWTGEVEVQRLSNGLSLPVMLALRPLVPGKTIAGTAHDLSQIKQQQIALQKAYEEIAHAHAELSRMNAELEQRVAEKTASLSEAYQQLERQNIALKNLDRLKSDFVSLVSHELRAPLTNISGGIELLLLRSKRLPRDATQTLQLVQSEILRLTRFVESILDLSALDAGKMPLFLAPISVHSVIEVVKRQFSHTPNAGRIRWEIPDKFPDLLADEQALTSVLFHLLDNAMKYAPEGEIVVKAWSKEDKGFLEIRDHGQGIPEEDLPLLFTQFFRSRMSDSQTIYGHGLGLYMVQRLLEAMNGTIMVRNLPEGGACFTCSLPIVQMEAGEDHEAESLDRG, from the coding sequence ATGAACAGCACATCAAAGGGAATCCGCTGGTTTATTCTGTTCTATTTATTCCTCTACGCATTGTGGATTTTCTTTCCTGCCGGGCATCCTTCTGAAAGAGCGCTGGGTGGAGGGCTGGCATTATGGTTCAGCGGAACCGTCGCAACGGTCACGGCGTTATATACCCGTCACCATCTTCCTTCGGGGTCAAACCGCCGACTGTGGACATGGATCAGTGTAGGGCTGGGTTTATGGTGGACGGGTGATTTTTTCCTGATCATTTCCTCGACGCGCTCACCACTGTTTTCCTCCCTGCGTGAAATTGTTTTTACCGTGGGTGCGGGGCTGATCCTGGCAGGCATCCTGCAATCGCCACGCAAAACGCTCCCTTCAGTCAGCAAACTGCGCTTGTGGATGGATGTTACGATTAATGCCAGTGCCGTGGTCATTCTCTCCTGGCTCATCCTCCTGAAACCGGTGATGCAGGTACTCACTGTCACTGGTACGGGAAGTTTTGCCATTCTTTATCCCAGCATGGATCTCGTCCTGTTACTGGTTTTAATCCTCATCTTTCAAACCAGCGAAGTTGAGTCTATTTCCCAATCTCTGGGGTGGATTGGAGCAGGGCTACTGGCATACACAATGAGCGATCTGGCTTACGTATATCTGGCTAATTCAAACGCCTATATACCGGGGAGCCCGGTCGATCTGGGATGGACTTTGGGGGATGGTTTCTTTATCTTATCCTCATGGGTGCAGATGCAAACGAAACCGGATGAGATTCCGCGTTTTCCCCGTGTGCTTCGCTTCCTTATTCAACGGATCAGGAACTACCTTCCGCTGGTTAATGTGATTGTGCTGGGATGGTACACCTTACTTCTCTGGCAATTCAGTGGGAAATCCGAACCTCTGGGCTTGTGGGGAACTGTATTCCTGGGACTGGTGCTTATTGCTCGCCAGGGAATTATGACTGGAGAAGTGGAGTATCAGCAGTACGCTAATCTGGTCAATCACATTGCCGAGCCTACTTTTATCTGCAACGCCACAGGGCATCTGCGTTTAGCAAACCCGGCTTTTTTAGAATTGATTGGGGTAGATTCACCTGAAAAAATCACCGGGCTTCCCCTGCAACAAATCTTTCGCCCCTCTGCGGGGGTCACCTTATGGATTAAGGAAGGCTTATCATCTGGATGGACGGGAGAAGTGGAAGTCCAACGGTTGAGCAATGGTTTATCCCTTCCAGTCATGTTAGCCCTTCGGCCATTGGTTCCAGGGAAAACCATTGCCGGAACCGCTCACGATTTAAGCCAGATAAAACAACAACAAATTGCCCTGCAAAAAGCCTACGAAGAAATTGCCCATGCTCACGCGGAACTTTCCCGAATGAATGCGGAACTGGAACAGCGTGTAGCAGAAAAAACCGCCAGCCTGAGCGAAGCCTATCAACAACTGGAACGCCAGAATATCGCCTTGAAAAACCTTGACCGGTTGAAGTCCGACTTCGTCTCTCTGGTTTCCCATGAATTACGTGCGCCTTTGACCAATATCAGTGGAGGCATCGAGTTGCTTTTACTGCGCTCAAAACGCCTGCCGCGTGACGCCACGCAAACCCTGCAACTGGTGCAATCTGAAATTCTGAGGTTGACCCGTTTTGTGGAATCCATCCTCGATTTAAGTGCCCTGGATGCGGGGAAAATGCCTTTATTCCTTGCACCAATCTCTGTGCATTCCGTCATTGAGGTTGTTAAGAGGCAGTTCTCCCACACCCCCAATGCCGGCCGAATTCGCTGGGAGATTCCCGACAAATTCCCTGATTTGCTGGCAGATGAGCAAGCCCTGACCAGTGTATTGTTCCACCTTCTGGACAACGCCATGAAATACGCTCCAGAAGGGGAAATTGTGGTGAAGGCATGGAGCAAGGAAGATAAAGGCTTTCTGGAAATCCGTGACCATGGGCAGGGAATCCCGGAGGAAGATTTACCGCTTTTGTTCACTCAATTCTTTCGCTCCAGAATGAGCGATTCCCAAACGATTTACGGTCATGGACTTGGTTTGTACATGGTTCAGCGCCTCCTGGAGGCAATGAATGGTACAATTATGGTCAGAAATCTACCTGAGGGGGGAGCCTGTTTTACCTGCTCTCTGCCGATTGTGCAGATGGAAGCGGGGGAGGACCATGAAGCCGAAAGTCTTGATCGTGGATGA
- a CDS encoding pilus assembly protein TadG-related protein: protein MAQRQHGQVLVIFAVALVALLLFVGLAVDSGVLYVTYGQLKRASDAAAVAAANNFKRGQTELEMKAAAMEIYRLHNVDTSTLDLNVQICDDDGDGFTDGTYKSGSDVLFDAGLLDSDEQKVANFFEKICPRTDPTVSAGQQTASPRKLVYVSATQRANFYFLSLLGITHANLRTYSVGEAASVDLVIVIDTSESMASECQSYDASGVCAFFKSPGYNNTTLDDYDPYAPGNCNTIPTTYAGITVQNSCYPLVQAEVSAISLVRTLYEGYDNVGLVTYDSVAVDRMGGLVNMINRVAIENAIASVKVHDDAPYGRLWPTWRVPGRFNPINPEDRDGDGLDVDTPARVGYTCLLDADRWDESIDPYGWGGVPCDDDNLFDAFNWVDENTDGDNNPDSNPEFSIADHNFASNWLASRDPDGAGPLTATLSVTSTCNGCGIRTASNLLRQFGRPGSVWVMVYLTDGVANMSDTPRTDNSIPSGYPNGFCQGSLNPGNPGFWPPLCVDRNISPRYCIDTNSNTCPPGSIHVNIPDPRYSAADYARDMADAAALTVNQSSNPLDSRYNPTEPIGNDIAIYTIGLGAVTPDNPPAWLDTGEKILRYMAAVGDDGDRVTDPCASVGPKRSCGNYYYAPSGDALRAIFDDIASRIYTRISH, encoded by the coding sequence ATGGCTCAACGACAACACGGTCAGGTTTTAGTTATCTTCGCCGTTGCACTGGTAGCATTATTGCTGTTTGTAGGATTGGCAGTGGACTCCGGCGTGCTGTACGTCACCTACGGGCAGTTAAAACGCGCTTCGGATGCCGCGGCAGTGGCTGCTGCAAACAACTTCAAACGCGGACAGACTGAACTGGAAATGAAAGCCGCAGCCATGGAGATTTACCGCCTTCACAACGTGGATACTTCGACCCTGGACTTAAACGTGCAAATTTGCGACGATGACGGCGACGGCTTCACCGACGGCACCTACAAATCGGGGAGCGACGTGCTTTTTGACGCGGGTTTACTGGATAGCGACGAACAAAAAGTAGCCAATTTCTTTGAAAAAATCTGCCCGCGCACCGATCCAACGGTTAGCGCGGGACAACAAACCGCCTCCCCGCGCAAACTGGTGTATGTTTCTGCTACCCAGCGAGCAAATTTCTACTTCCTCTCTTTACTGGGAATTACCCACGCCAACCTGCGCACCTATTCTGTCGGTGAAGCCGCTTCGGTGGATCTGGTGATCGTGATTGACACTTCCGAATCCATGGCATCAGAGTGTCAGAGTTATGATGCCAGCGGCGTATGTGCCTTTTTCAAATCTCCCGGGTACAACAATACTACTCTCGACGATTACGACCCTTACGCTCCGGGAAATTGCAACACCATTCCAACCACTTACGCGGGCATTACCGTGCAGAACTCCTGCTACCCGCTGGTGCAGGCAGAAGTTTCTGCCATTTCCCTGGTACGCACCCTGTACGAAGGCTACGACAACGTGGGGCTGGTGACCTATGACTCGGTTGCCGTGGACCGCATGGGCGGCCTGGTTAATATGATTAACCGCGTGGCAATTGAAAATGCCATTGCCAGTGTCAAGGTGCACGACGATGCCCCCTATGGTAGGCTCTGGCCTACCTGGAGAGTGCCCGGGCGTTTCAACCCCATCAACCCGGAAGACCGGGATGGTGATGGACTGGATGTTGACACTCCAGCAAGAGTGGGTTACACCTGTTTGCTGGATGCCGACCGCTGGGATGAATCGATCGACCCCTACGGCTGGGGTGGCGTGCCCTGCGACGATGACAATCTTTTCGATGCTTTCAACTGGGTAGATGAGAATACCGATGGCGATAACAATCCGGACTCCAATCCAGAATTTTCCATTGCCGACCACAATTTTGCCAGCAACTGGCTGGCATCCCGCGATCCGGATGGCGCTGGCCCGCTTACTGCAACTCTATCGGTAACCTCAACCTGCAACGGCTGTGGTATCCGAACAGCCTCCAACCTGTTGCGCCAATTTGGACGCCCGGGTTCGGTGTGGGTGATGGTCTATCTGACTGACGGTGTTGCCAACATGAGCGATACCCCCAGAACCGACAACAGCATTCCCTCCGGATACCCCAACGGCTTCTGCCAGGGCTCGCTCAACCCGGGCAACCCCGGTTTCTGGCCTCCTCTCTGTGTGGATCGCAACATTTCGCCGCGCTACTGCATTGATACCAATTCCAACACCTGTCCGCCAGGGTCAATCCACGTCAATATTCCCGATCCGCGATACTCGGCCGCCGATTACGCCCGCGACATGGCAGATGCCGCCGCCCTGACTGTTAACCAGAGCAGTAATCCTTTGGACTCGCGTTACAATCCCACTGAACCTATCGGTAATGATATTGCCATCTATACCATTGGGTTAGGTGCGGTAACTCCGGATAATCCTCCTGCATGGCTGGATACCGGCGAAAAAATTCTGCGCTACATGGCGGCAGTCGGCGATGACGGGGACCGGGTCACCGATCCGTGCGCAAGTGTGGGGCCAAAGCGTTCCTGCGGCAACTACTACTATGCTCCCAGCGGGGATGCGCTGCGCGCCATCTTTGACGACATCGCCAGCCGTATTTACACGAGAATTTCTCACTAA
- a CDS encoding PA14 domain-containing protein, which yields MRILKNVRELLSATRQRIRPSAPAQGLLEFALALPVLLLLVFGVIEFGRIMQAWLALENGARFGIRFAITGDYNPDYCDDAIAALTQPGAIFASVGRTQLENLDRADGRIDCMVPDKINGNPVARWDEYTSALQDWARLPSIRDAALAGATGIAWENGPAVSGDYLAYLTFPQSTFSQNYRGNPAAPGYLNVMICSSRDSGFFMEGPPQDPHYYDNVVSNDHLFPMVCVDNRGANKRYIDDAGGPGDRVRIILTYRHTLITPFLSSWWPTLRLNSSREGLVEKFRTSRVTGLTGGIAMAPTRTPTPTTPPTFTPTPTPVHCENTGTILLERFNGINGNTVADLTASTNYPAFPDERTYPTSFRLTPNTGDNYGTRFRGYICPPYSGEYTFYIASDDASRLLLSPDMDASRAVQIAYLNTYTSQDNWTVNDTRRSARIWLQAGTFYYIEALHKEGTGSDHLSVAWSGPGIGTEPTLIDGQYLAPAEPEVVTPVLCEGEKGVLREDWTGVSGTSVSNLTSLPDYPAYPNDYGYLSTFNYSRNADNYGSRLQAYLCAPYTGEYTFWLASDDNGVLNMSPDENPANKITIASVPGWTNAGEYNKYAEQQSITLNLTAGQKYYMEAIFKEGGGGDHVSVAWQGPYIPVQELIPQKYLLPLTPQPTRTPTATPTPVCTVLTFNSPDQLYLHDETSTYYMNAFMQNNSPIYPVTIDRIAGSWIENWHTIASETRPTKKLTLYEWKGASSTTTIYTIPSGGLALASVPTNWDHTFTTPYTIPVSTSGNLRLRVDSKWKKASFTSPQLPTAEFNYYHGDDFRWTVYYRVGNLSCQATLTGVTGPTVTAQTVTGTGRKFSVRANVTVASGRSVNRVYFTVFNSAGQMVHYYDTNASPYCLFGRSGSNCVLKDPYVDKWNAGTPSNTSDDILITNDTYTISIIAEDSGVTINGTKVGVYSTRITYTLNLQGATPTVTFTPTRTNTPRPTNTPTNTATRTNTPPPSFTPTKTTVPPPTNTPTRTPSPTPGPSYTPTRTRTPTPSPTKCLTPPDLGGCG from the coding sequence ATGAGAATCCTGAAAAATGTAAGAGAACTGCTCTCTGCCACACGCCAGCGAATACGTCCTTCAGCCCCGGCGCAAGGGTTGCTGGAATTTGCCCTGGCTCTGCCGGTGTTGTTGTTGCTGGTCTTCGGCGTCATTGAGTTTGGGCGCATCATGCAAGCCTGGCTGGCACTGGAAAACGGTGCACGCTTTGGCATTCGCTTTGCCATTACCGGCGATTACAACCCGGACTACTGCGATGATGCCATTGCTGCACTGACCCAACCGGGAGCCATTTTTGCCAGTGTAGGACGTACCCAACTGGAAAATCTGGATCGTGCCGATGGACGCATTGACTGTATGGTACCGGACAAAATCAACGGCAATCCAGTTGCACGCTGGGATGAATACACCAGCGCCCTCCAGGACTGGGCGCGCTTACCCTCCATTCGTGACGCCGCGCTGGCAGGGGCAACAGGCATTGCCTGGGAAAATGGCCCGGCTGTCTCCGGAGATTATCTGGCATACCTGACTTTTCCTCAGTCCACCTTCAGCCAGAACTATCGTGGAAACCCTGCCGCTCCAGGTTACCTGAATGTGATGATTTGCTCCAGCCGTGATAGTGGTTTCTTCATGGAAGGCCCACCGCAAGATCCGCACTATTACGATAACGTGGTCAGCAATGACCATCTGTTCCCGATGGTCTGTGTGGATAACCGTGGAGCAAACAAACGCTACATTGACGACGCAGGTGGTCCGGGTGATCGGGTACGCATTATCCTCACCTATCGTCACACGTTGATTACCCCCTTCCTGAGCTCCTGGTGGCCTACGTTGCGGTTGAATTCCAGCCGCGAAGGTCTGGTGGAGAAATTCCGCACCTCCCGCGTTACCGGTTTGACCGGGGGAATCGCCATGGCGCCCACCCGCACCCCCACGCCAACGACCCCGCCAACCTTCACACCAACACCAACACCGGTCCACTGCGAGAACACCGGTACCATCTTGCTGGAGAGGTTCAATGGCATTAATGGAAACACTGTTGCCGATCTCACCGCCAGCACGAATTACCCGGCTTTCCCGGATGAACGCACTTACCCAACCTCCTTCCGCCTGACACCCAATACCGGCGACAACTACGGCACACGCTTCCGTGGATATATCTGCCCGCCTTACTCGGGTGAATACACCTTCTACATTGCCAGCGACGACGCCAGCCGTTTACTGCTCAGCCCGGATATGGACGCCTCGCGTGCCGTGCAGATTGCTTACCTGAACACTTACACGTCTCAGGATAACTGGACGGTCAACGATACCCGCCGTTCAGCACGCATCTGGCTGCAAGCCGGCACCTTCTACTACATTGAAGCCCTGCACAAAGAAGGCACGGGAAGCGATCACCTTTCGGTAGCCTGGTCCGGTCCGGGCATTGGTACAGAGCCAACACTAATCGACGGACAATATCTGGCACCGGCAGAACCTGAGGTGGTTACCCCGGTGCTGTGCGAAGGCGAGAAAGGCGTATTGCGGGAAGACTGGACTGGCGTCAGCGGGACCAGTGTAAGCAACCTGACCTCCCTGCCCGACTACCCCGCCTATCCTAATGATTACGGGTATCTGTCAACTTTCAACTACTCTCGCAACGCAGATAACTACGGCTCACGGTTGCAGGCTTACCTGTGCGCGCCTTACACCGGAGAATATACCTTCTGGCTGGCAAGCGACGACAACGGCGTGCTGAACATGAGCCCGGACGAGAACCCTGCCAACAAAATCACCATTGCCAGCGTACCCGGATGGACAAACGCTGGCGAATACAACAAGTATGCCGAGCAACAGTCCATTACCCTTAACCTGACCGCCGGGCAAAAGTACTACATGGAAGCCATTTTCAAGGAAGGCGGTGGCGGCGACCATGTCTCTGTTGCCTGGCAGGGTCCCTACATCCCGGTACAGGAATTGATTCCGCAAAAATACCTCCTGCCGCTTACTCCTCAGCCCACACGTACGCCTACCGCCACGCCAACGCCGGTTTGCACCGTGCTGACCTTCAACAGCCCGGATCAACTGTACCTGCATGATGAGACTTCTACGTACTACATGAATGCTTTCATGCAGAACAACAGCCCCATCTACCCGGTAACCATTGACCGTATTGCCGGTTCGTGGATAGAAAACTGGCACACCATTGCCAGCGAAACCCGCCCGACAAAGAAACTCACCCTGTATGAGTGGAAAGGCGCTTCCAGCACGACTACCATCTACACCATCCCCTCCGGCGGGCTGGCACTGGCAAGCGTACCCACCAATTGGGATCACACCTTCACCACCCCCTACACCATCCCGGTGAGCACCAGCGGCAATCTGCGCTTGAGGGTAGACAGCAAGTGGAAGAAAGCCTCCTTCACCAGTCCGCAATTGCCTACAGCCGAGTTTAACTACTATCACGGAGACGATTTCCGCTGGACGGTATATTACCGTGTGGGCAATCTCTCCTGCCAGGCAACCCTGACAGGCGTAACCGGTCCAACTGTGACCGCTCAAACCGTGACTGGCACCGGCAGAAAATTCTCGGTACGGGCAAATGTGACGGTTGCCAGCGGGCGTTCGGTCAACCGCGTGTACTTCACGGTGTTTAACTCTGCCGGACAGATGGTGCACTACTATGACACCAATGCTTCCCCATACTGTTTGTTTGGCAGAAGCGGAAGCAACTGCGTCCTCAAGGACCCCTATGTGGATAAGTGGAACGCTGGCACACCCAGCAACACCAGCGACGATATTCTGATCACCAACGACACCTACACCATCAGCATCATCGCCGAAGATAGCGGTGTGACCATCAACGGCACAAAGGTGGGGGTGTATTCCACGCGCATTACTTACACCCTGAATTTGCAAGGTGCCACTCCAACCGTCACCTTCACGCCTACCCGCACCAATACACCACGCCCCACCAACACGCCCACTAATACGGCTACCCGTACCAACACACCACCGCCATCCTTCACGCCCACCAAGACCACCGTACCACCACCGACCAATACGCCAACGCGAACCCCCAGTCCCACACCGGGTCCCTCCTACACACCTACGCGAACCAGAACACCCACACCCTCGCCGACCAAATGTCTGACCCCGCCTGACCTGGGTGGTTGTGGATAG
- a CDS encoding TadE family protein: protein MLNPDSKKTPSPSKRRGQSFVELALILPILLVMLLGLVEVAIFVGRYLDVLDLTREAARFASVKDPFFIDMPGYWDCSGNQFFFYFHTACIFSPPSDQETEGGICWDRRFDHDNDPSTEIHDPFCNGLNPFITLDLTTDDVVISVYTVDGNNTVSRSHPGSNPDPRFAGDSVLDENGNITYFWALSNHDWDTAHNNNWQKDCQGNVVRQRPHYTTASVQQIINSSSVLNAQGTPVPAPGTKGYVAVELFYCYKQALNVPLFNVIVPNPVMIHAYTIMPLPAAQPTPTPIPSNP from the coding sequence ATGTTAAATCCAGACAGTAAAAAAACACCTTCTCCCTCCAAACGCCGGGGACAGTCCTTCGTTGAATTGGCTTTGATCCTTCCCATTCTGCTGGTCATGTTGTTAGGGCTGGTGGAAGTGGCTATCTTTGTGGGACGCTATCTGGATGTGCTGGACTTAACCCGCGAAGCCGCACGCTTTGCATCGGTGAAAGACCCGTTTTTTATTGACATGCCCGGATATTGGGACTGTTCTGGCAATCAATTCTTCTTCTACTTTCACACGGCCTGTATCTTCTCTCCCCCCAGCGATCAGGAAACTGAAGGCGGTATATGCTGGGACCGCCGATTTGACCATGATAATGATCCGAGCACTGAGATTCATGACCCGTTTTGTAATGGGCTGAACCCATTCATTACCCTGGACTTGACTACCGATGATGTAGTTATCAGTGTTTACACTGTGGATGGAAATAACACAGTCAGCCGATCTCACCCGGGGTCCAACCCGGATCCCCGTTTTGCAGGGGATTCTGTTCTGGATGAAAATGGCAACATTACGTATTTTTGGGCTCTGTCCAATCACGACTGGGACACCGCCCACAATAACAACTGGCAAAAAGACTGCCAGGGCAATGTGGTGAGGCAACGTCCGCATTACACCACTGCCAGCGTCCAGCAAATCATTAACTCCAGCAGCGTGTTGAACGCACAAGGTACACCGGTGCCGGCACCGGGGACTAAGGGATATGTGGCTGTGGAACTGTTTTACTGCTACAAACAGGCGCTGAACGTGCCGCTGTTCAACGTCATTGTTCCCAATCCGGTGATGATTCACGCCTATACCATCATGCCCTTGCCGGCAGCACAACCCACACCAACGCCTATCCCTTCCAATCCGTGA
- a CDS encoding response regulator transcription factor, whose protein sequence is MKPKVLIVDDDPTLLRFLQDFLRAEAFEVLAANNGHEALKLAYQEHPDLVVLDVMMPGMDGWEVCSRLHELSDIPIILLTAKTSEQDKLRGFQLGVDDYLTKPFSFAELAARIRAILARAQRSLPAQRKNQITFGEFIMDLDKRELWRGREQMIPLTPTEFRLLEYLARNKGRAVSEQELSEQVWGVYLSSDRSAVRRYIWLLRQKIESDPTHPRWIRTVRGYGYRLGTGTDILPSPES, encoded by the coding sequence ATGAAGCCGAAAGTCTTGATCGTGGATGATGACCCGACACTGCTTCGCTTCTTGCAGGACTTCCTGCGTGCTGAGGCATTTGAAGTCCTTGCAGCAAATAACGGACATGAAGCATTGAAATTAGCCTATCAGGAACATCCCGACCTTGTCGTATTGGATGTAATGATGCCTGGAATGGATGGATGGGAAGTTTGCTCGCGTTTGCATGAACTTTCTGACATCCCCATCATCTTACTAACGGCAAAGACCTCTGAACAGGATAAATTACGCGGCTTTCAACTTGGGGTAGATGATTATCTGACAAAACCTTTCAGTTTTGCTGAACTGGCAGCACGCATCCGAGCCATTCTTGCCCGTGCTCAACGTTCCCTGCCTGCCCAGCGGAAAAATCAGATTACCTTTGGGGAATTTATTATGGATTTAGACAAACGCGAATTATGGCGCGGCAGAGAACAAATGATTCCGCTAACCCCTACCGAGTTTCGCCTCCTGGAATACCTGGCACGAAACAAAGGACGAGCCGTTTCCGAACAGGAACTGAGCGAACAGGTATGGGGAGTTTATCTCTCTTCCGACCGTTCCGCAGTTCGCCGATATATCTGGCTGTTACGGCAAAAAATTGAAAGTGATCCCACACATCCGCGCTGGATTCGAACGGTGCGCGGTTACGGTTACCGTCTGGGAACCGGCACCGATATTCTTCCTTCTCCTGAATCCTAA
- a CDS encoding CPBP family intramembrane glutamic endopeptidase, which yields MKPSARVWLILGLILSAVTFTALSVTLYLRPADLFSQRLVWALIGLGFSLLLMSVLAVELLRRKPAELQTFPPVWRIFLLIYVLTPVVLVFPVWIVAIGLGISQTLPTFFSPQQILALPAPWVWIIQGSLLFLFMLPQILPVRQWFSPISQPLLTLGASFLLGWMLALMSLFGYHLSARLLGVNPGVIPAPETIQKWVAGFLGVLILPISEQLFFRKYFFQALTLRLSPIQAGGASALLFALVQGRPLLFLPALIFSLLLQWLTRSSSDPRMALLTHAFANVFLMILNWNLIL from the coding sequence ATGAAGCCTTCTGCGCGAGTCTGGCTGATTCTGGGATTGATTTTGAGCGCCGTTACATTTACAGCGCTCAGTGTGACGCTTTACCTTCGCCCCGCAGATCTTTTCTCCCAACGGCTGGTATGGGCTTTAATTGGGTTGGGCTTTTCCCTTTTGCTCATGAGTGTGCTGGCAGTAGAACTGCTGAGACGAAAACCTGCTGAACTGCAAACCTTTCCACCCGTCTGGCGCATTTTCCTTCTGATTTACGTGCTGACCCCTGTTGTGCTTGTGTTTCCGGTGTGGATTGTAGCCATCGGGTTGGGGATCTCCCAAACCCTGCCGACGTTTTTCTCTCCCCAGCAAATTCTTGCTCTCCCTGCACCATGGGTCTGGATTATTCAGGGTAGTCTTTTATTCCTCTTCATGCTTCCCCAAATCCTCCCTGTTCGCCAGTGGTTTTCCCCCATTTCTCAGCCACTTCTTACCCTTGGGGCTTCCTTTTTGCTGGGGTGGATGCTAGCACTCATGAGTCTGTTTGGTTATCACCTCAGCGCTCGCCTGCTGGGGGTCAATCCTGGTGTCATTCCTGCTCCAGAGACCATACAAAAATGGGTGGCGGGTTTCCTGGGGGTGCTTATCCTGCCCATTTCCGAACAATTGTTTTTTAGGAAGTATTTTTTTCAGGCATTAACTCTCAGGCTCTCTCCCATCCAAGCCGGTGGGGCATCCGCATTGCTCTTTGCCCTCGTACAGGGAAGGCCTCTTTTATTCCTCCCTGCTTTAATCTTTTCCCTCCTGCTTCAATGGCTAACCCGTTCCTCCAGTGACCCGCGCATGGCACTCCTTACCCATGCGTTTGCCAATGTGTTCCTGATGATCCTTAACTGGAACCTGATCTTATGA
- a CDS encoding GNAT family N-acetyltransferase — protein MNLEFDCHSSFSPQLIREWSELLPKSTCHVPFLDPDYLAIWWETRGGGEWQEECQLVLITARYQGQLVGIAPLFYTPDFRGCPRLMLLGSVEVSDYLDFVVLPEYLADFCEQLLPFVRQLSLPQWEMLDLYNLFETSPTLQALTQTAQRMGGSTQTERAYRCPQILLPGDWEQYLATLDKKQRHEVRRKIRRLEASGFNTRWYRVEDGKHLEEEINAFIQLMEFDEAKKRFLTPPMRQFMKQVIRWAHQKGILHLAFLEIDGIKAAAYLAFDMLNRLWIYNSGINPGFWDFSPGWVLVAYQLQWANEHHREAFDFMRGDEEYKYRFGAVDRFLDRLIITLPNN, from the coding sequence ATGAACCTTGAATTTGATTGTCATTCCAGTTTCTCTCCCCAACTTATTCGTGAGTGGTCTGAACTACTTCCCAAAAGCACCTGCCATGTTCCATTTTTAGACCCGGATTACCTTGCCATCTGGTGGGAAACCCGTGGCGGAGGTGAATGGCAGGAGGAGTGTCAACTGGTACTGATTACCGCACGGTATCAAGGACAACTGGTAGGTATTGCCCCCCTCTTCTATACCCCTGACTTTCGGGGATGTCCTCGATTAATGTTGCTGGGGAGTGTAGAAGTCTCGGATTATCTGGATTTCGTTGTCTTACCTGAGTACCTTGCGGACTTTTGTGAGCAACTGCTCCCCTTTGTGCGTCAACTCTCCCTACCCCAATGGGAAATGCTCGATTTATACAATCTCTTTGAAACATCTCCGACTCTTCAAGCCCTGACCCAAACAGCACAAAGGATGGGAGGAAGCACCCAAACGGAGAGGGCTTATCGCTGTCCACAAATCTTACTCCCCGGAGACTGGGAGCAATATCTTGCTACCCTGGACAAGAAACAACGCCATGAAGTTCGCAGGAAAATTCGACGTCTGGAAGCCTCGGGTTTCAATACACGCTGGTATCGGGTAGAGGATGGAAAACATCTGGAAGAAGAAATAAATGCTTTTATACAACTAATGGAGTTTGACGAAGCCAAAAAGCGATTTCTAACTCCTCCGATGCGTCAGTTCATGAAACAGGTTATTCGCTGGGCACATCAGAAAGGGATTTTACATCTGGCTTTTTTGGAAATTGATGGCATCAAAGCAGCAGCATACCTGGCATTTGATATGCTGAACCGTCTGTGGATTTACAATTCCGGCATCAACCCGGGGTTTTGGGATTTCTCACCGGGATGGGTGCTGGTCGCCTACCAACTTCAGTGGGCAAATGAACATCACCGCGAGGCATTTGATTTCATGAGAGGGGATGAAGAGTACAAGTATCGGTTTGGCGCTGTGGACCGCTTTCTGGACCGACTCATTATCACGTTACCCAATAATTAA